The window GAGCAGCCGGGTACGATCTTCAGCACGCTGCTCCCGGATGACAGCGGGGCCAGAGTGCAGACGGCGATAGGGCAGCGTGATGTAACCGTGACGCCGCTCCAGGCGGCGAACCTGGTCGTTACACTGCTCCATGGCGGCGAGGTTAGAGCGCCGCGGATTCTGCAGCGGGTAGCGTTCAAGAACGGCCAGACGCTGCAGAATCTGCCGGGACATCTGGCTCCGGCCAGTGCTGGAGCCGTCTCGGCAGACACGTCCAAACTGCTGCTCTCATGGATGCGCCTGGTAGTCACCGAAGGAACTGGGAAGCGGCTGCAGACTAGTGAATGGCCGTTAGCCGGCAAGTCAGGTACTGCTCAGACGCTGGTGAAGGGGGTGCCCCGCAATAACCAGTGGTTTATCGGATACGGCCCTGTGGACCATCCCCGCTATGCGGTCTCTGTTGCGGTAGAGAATGTAGCCCCCGGCAGCGCTCATGCCGCGACTAAACTATTCGGTCAGATCTTTGATTTGCTGTCCGAATCTTCCGGTGCCTGAGTCCCGGCGGGAGAATCACCAGGTACTGCCCCTCCGGCAGTCGAAGGTTCAGAGGCAGCGAACGGTGACACAATGAATTCTTCCTGAGGCAGGTAGATCCAGCGCTGCAAATACCCCTGCTGGATCAGCTCTTTGATCAGAATGAGCAGGATAGGCGATAGAATCAGCCCGGCAACGCCGAAGGCCGACATGGAGAAAATCACAAATGCAAGCATCAGAAAAGCAGAGGATACACCGATTGAATTACCGGTGATTTTCGGTTCCAGCAGCTGTCTGACAATAAGCACTACCGCGAGCAGTATTAACAGGCCGATGGCAAGCGAAGTGTTGCCGACGATGAACAGATAGACGATCCAGGGGATCAGGATCGTGGATACACCCAGCAGCGGCAGCACATCAAATACCGCGCAGACCAGCGCCATGGTGATTTCATTCCCGGTTCCAAGAATGAACAGGCCGACCAGGACGATGACGAAGGTGATGCTGATCAGGATCAGCTGGGCCTTCAAATAGGAGCCGATCGCTTTAAATACATTTCCCTGGACAAAAGCGTAAGCTGTCTTGAACGTCTTGGGCATTTTGTCATGGGCAATTTTACGCCAGTCCTTAATCTCCATGCTGAGGAAGAACGCCAATATGATTGCGATACCGAAATTCCCCATAAACGAAGAGAAGGAACCGAGCACTCCGATCATATATTTAAAGAAAACGATCAGCCACTTGGAAAGAATATTGGTGGCGTCGGTGAAATAGCCGTTTATTTTGTCGGTCAGGTCAGCCGGCAGGGCATCAATCTGCTGCTGGAGATAGGTGGTGGCTTCTGTGAAATGCTGCTGCATGATTGCTGTATAACGCGGCAGACTATCCTGAAAATGCAATGCCTGTGTGGCGATCAGCAGCCCGGCGCCGAACAGAATGCCAAGCAGAATGATCAGGAAGAGCAGAACGGAAATAGCTGAAGCGAAGGGTTTGGCCATTCCCTTCCGGTTCAGGAACCGGGCCAGCGGTTCGATCAGCAGGAAAACAAAAAAAGACAGGAATACCGGTGCAGCCAATTGGTACAGCTTGCTAAAAACTAGCATCACAAGATACACCGTCAGCACGACCAGCCCGATATCGAAGAATGTTCGCCAATATTTTTTGTACAGCGGCAGCATAGATGAACACGACTCCTTTTTCAAATAGCATAATTTAGCTGTTTTTACGTTGCTGCATATCAATGCGTTTCTTTTTAGAGAAAATGACAAAATTACCTTCCATTCATTGTACACGATTTTAATAAAAATGCGTCTTTTTCTTTGGCAGCTGTGTTAAAATAGGGGGTAACGTTTTTTGTGGGACTTCTGCCCGCTAAAAAACCGCGAGACTTCGTTCACACTACTTGGCCGTACCCTAATATCTGCTTGCAGACGTAAGACGAGCCAAAGTCAACTCTGGAAAAGCGGGGAATTTACATGCAGACTTTGCTGCTCTGGTTATTTTATATTTCTTCTTTCTATGCTTTCATTCCCGGAATGATCAGCAGGATTTTCGGCTATCGCGTATTTCGCAAAGGCATCAGGCGTACCGAATTTGCCCTCACCTTTGATGATGGTCCGGACCCGCGCTATACACCGCAATTGCTGGATCTTCTTAAACAGTATGATGCGAAGGCTACCTTCTTTGTCGTTGGGGCCCATGCGGAGCAGAATCCGGAGATAATAAAGCGTATGTATGATGAGGGACATCTCATCGGTATTCATAATTATGTGCACAAGACGAATTGGCTGATGCGGCCGGCAACCGTCAAGCAGCAAATTAAACGTACTGGTGACATAATTTACAGTATTACCGGCGAGCGGAGCACCTATTACCGTCCGCCTTGGGGGATCGTCAACCTGTTTGACTTCTCCAAGCGCAGTCAGGTGCAGATCGTCTTGTGGTCGGCCATGTTCGGCGACTGGAAAGAGAAGCTTGGCGCAGAACGGCTGACCGAAAAGCTGCTCACCAAGCTGGGCCCGGGTGAAGTCATGCTGCTCCATGATTGCGGCACAACCCTCGGGGCGGACCCCAAAGCTCCTGAGCATATGCTGATTGCACTGGAGCGGATGCTGGAAGAGGCTAAAAAACGGGGGCTGCGCAGCATCCGGGTAGATGAAATGATAGAGCAGGTGCAGAATTCACCGATTCAGCAGCTCTCCTTCAGCAAACGGCTGGTCGTCGGATTATGGCTGGTCTGGGAGCAATGTTTTCAGTTTATGTTCCGCATTAAGACCATTGCTCCGGCGGATCCGTTCCTGCATTACCGGCTGCGCAAGTATCAAGGGGATCCGGTACAGATGGATAACGGTGAACGTCTGGTAAAAGGCGACAAGATTATTGAGCTGCACATCGATAACAGGCAGCTCTTTGAACTGGGTGTGCATTCGCGGTCATCGGCACAGCTTGCGATCCGTATGATCCGCCGTATGGAAAAGGATCTGCCGGTTCTTGCTGAAAGAATTGCCGCAGATGTTGACCTGGCTGAAGCAAAGGCGCTGTACGGGGTAAGCATGCTTAACCGCGGTCCGGAGAAATTCGGATTCATGGTGCTTGACCTGCCGGACGGCTGGTTTGCCCGTTCGACCAAGTTCTATTTGAGCATCCTGCTGAGTGTTATTCATCCGGCAGGGGGAGCGCGGCTGAAAGTCCGCAGCGAGGTTCTCGTGCCGAAGATGATGCTGATGCCGGTATCGCAGCTGCTCGACCAGATGAACAAGCAGCGCCCTCAAAAACAGGTAAAGAGCCGTGAACGGATTCGCGAAGAGGAGCTTTCCCTGGAGGCTGAGCTGCCGGGAGTAACGGTTGTAAACTAGCTGCCTGAGTTTATGAAGTCTCCTCAAATAACGCTATTAATTCATCGCCATTAGGTTAGTTTCAATGAGTTAACTTCAATAAGTTAACTTCAATAAGTTAACTTCAATAAGTAAAGCTCTATGCTATTATTATTTAATAACTGCTTGAACCCCATATAGAGAAAGATGCAGGACAGAGGCTCCTTGAGCTTCTGTCTTTTTTATGCGCGGTGTTAGTGATCAAAAGGAGTTGATAGGGCTGTGCAGCTCATCTTAATATAGATGTATTATCTTATAGGTGAGGGTGATTCATTTGAACCAAGGGCTTATTGTGTTGTTGAACGGAACTTCAAGTTCGGGAAAGACTAGTATTTCTATGGAACTGAAAAATCAGAAAGAGATTCCTTTTCATCATTTATCCATAGATGATTTTTTTGTTAATTACAATGATTTTATTGATGCTAAATTTCCGGATATTGAACCTACAAGAGAAGTCGAAGATGTCGGGCCCATACTTTTTGATCCCATAAACTCAGTGTACTATGCAACCATTAAATTGTTTTCAGAGATGGGTTTGAATGTAATCGTCGATACCGTAAACGATAATGACAAGCGGTTTAATGATTTCCTTGATCTATTTTTCGATCATTCTATATTGTTTGTAGGTGTAGTATGCTCGAAAGAAGAACTCACAAGAAGAGAGCTTATCCGAGGTGACCGTATGATTGGACTAGCAAATTCCCAATACGACATAATATATTCTTTTAATGAGTATGACCTTGAAGTAAATACTGAAGTGTTGAGTCCAGCAGAAAGCGCCGAAAAAATATTAAGTTTTATTAAGTCCGATCAGGATTACTCTGCATTTAAGAAATTAAGTAAAAGAGAGATTAGTGCCAAAGAGTAAATGATAGTTCAATTAAAATTTAAGACGAAGCTACCTGCACAGTGGGTAGTTTCATTACGTTAACGAGCACGATCATAAAAAGTGGCCCTCGTTCCAATAACTCCGGTCGAAAATCACTGACTGTCATTGTAAGCAATTATTGTATACACTTGAATCAGGAGGCGATTCATGTGGTGAAAAAATCGAGTGACTTGCCGGTTATGTCCTTTGCCGATCCACTGTCTTTTGAGAGTTGGCTCGACGATAATTATACCTCACCCGGCATCCGATTACAGATTGCGAAAAAAAATTCCGGCGTCGTTACGATTTCATATAACGAAGCGCTCGAGGTTGCCTTATGTTACGGATGGGTTGACAGTCAGAAAGAAGCGTTAGATGACAAAACATGGCTGCAGCGGTTCACTCCGCGCGGGACCAAGAGCATCTGGTCGAAGGTCAATAAAGAAAAAGCGGAACAGCTGATTACAAACGGGCGAATGAAGACTTCTGGATATAAGGCAATTGAAGCGGCCCAAAAGAACGGGAACTGGGATAAAGCCTACGAATCTCAAAGTATCGCCTCGCTGCCTGAGGACTTCGCGATCGAGTTGGAGCGCAATGCCCAGGCTAAGGCGTTCTACGATACGCTTGACAGACAAAATAAATACGCAATCATATTTAGAATCCACAACGCTAAAAAAATAGAAACCCGAGAGAAGCGGATCCGGCAGTTCATCCAGATGCTTGAGAAAGGCGAAAAAATTTATCCTTCAACCTCTTAACATATTCAACTCATCTAAGGAAGGTATGGCGAAAGATGTCCAAAGCAGACCAGAGGGACGAGCCTTATCTATTCAACTAAAGAAAGGAGAACTGAAAATGAGAAAACTCGTACTATTTCTGCACGCATCGCTTGACGGTTTTGTAGAAGGGCCGAATGGTGAAATGGACATTGCCTGGGTTTCCTACGATGCTGATTTGGAGAAACACGCGAAAGAAATTCTGAGTACTGCCGACACTGTCATTTGGGGACGTGGGACTTATCAGATGATGTACAGTTATTGGCCATCTGTGCCTTCGGATCCATCATCTTCGCAGCATGAACGGGATCATGCCGAATGGATCGAAAAGACTGCTAAAATCGTTTTTTCCACGAAGTTGGAGAAAGTCGAATGGAACAATTCCAGGTTGGTGAAAGAAGATGTCGAGGAAGAGATCAAGAACCTCAAACAGCAGCCTGGCAAGGATATGGTTATCCTCGGCAGTCCTAGGTTCGCACACCACCTTATGCAGCTTGATTTAATTGATGAGTATAAAATTACGGTTTCTCCCGTCCTGATCGGTAAGGGATTGCCGTTATTCCAAGGTCTCAAGGAGAAGATCAATCTTAAGCTAATCGAAAACAAGACCTTTGAATCTGGGGCCATAGGCCTCGTTTACCAGACGGTAAGATGACCTTGTCACTAGTTTAGAACTTAATCTCTCGCTTGCTGCCGCTTTTGTAATTTCAGGTGGGCAAACTAAAAAGAGTCCCGGACGCATTACGCGTCCGGGACTCTTCATATGCGAAGTCAGAAAAATTAGATCTTCAGCACGCCGCCTTTACTTGCATTGGTTACGAGCGCGGAATAGCGTGCCAGGTAACCTTTTTTAACCTTCGGTTCGAAGCCTTTCCAGCCGGCGCGGCGGGTAGCCAGTGTTTCTTCGTCGACTAGCAGCTCAATCTTGCGGTTGTTAAGGTCCAGCTCGATGATGTCACCGTCTTCAACGAAAGCAATCGGGCCGCCTTCTGCTGCTTCCGGCGAGATGTGGCCGATGCTGATCCCGCGGGATGCGCCGGAGAAACGTCCGTCAGTGATCAGGCCGACTTTGGCGCCAAGACCCATACCGACGATCTGGGAAGTAGGAGCGAGCATTTCCGGCATGCCGGGTCCGCCCTTCGGACCTTCGTAACGGATAACTACGACATGGCCTTCTTTAACCTTGCCGTTCGCGATGCCTTCCAGTGCGGTTTCCTGCGAATCGAAGCAGATGGCAGGGCCTTTATGATAGCCGCCTACTGAGGCGTCAACTGCACCGACCTTGATGATAGAGCCTTCCGGAGCGAGATTACCGTACAGCACAGCCAAACCGCCAACCTCGGAGTACGGCTTGTCCAGCGGATGGATAACGGTCGTGTCCAGAATCTCGTGCCCGCGGACGTTCTCGGCCAGTGTCTTGCCGGTAACGGTCATGCAGTCGCCGAAGATGGCACCCGGTTTCTTGAGCAGCTCGTTCAGGACGGCGCTTACTCCGCCTGCACGGTCTACGTCTTCAATGAAGATATCGGAGGCAGGAGCGAGCTTGGCCAGATAAGGTACCCGGTTAGCTACTTCGTTGATACGTTCCAGCGGATAGTCGATTTCAGCTTCCTGAGCCAGTGCCAGTGTATGAAGCACGGTGTTTGTGGAGCCGCCCATTGCCATATCAAGGGCAAAAGCGTTGTCCAGCGATTCCTTGGTTACGATGTCACGCGGCTTCAGATCCAGCTTGATCAGCTCCATCAGCTGCGTCGCTGATTTGCGGACGAAGTCTCTGCGTTCTTCCGCTACGGCCAGGATCGTGCCGTTGCCTGGAAGGGCGAGGCCCATAGCTTCGGCCAGACAGTTCATGGAGTTCGCGGTAAACATACCGGAGCAGGAGCCGCAGGTAGGACAGCCGAATTGTTCCAATTCCAGGAGTTCAGCATCATTGATCTTGCCGACCTGATGCGCGCCTACGCCTTCGAATACAGAAGTAAGGGAAAGTTTTTTGCCTTTGCTGTCTACGCCGGCCTTCATAGGTCCGCCGCTGACGAAGATAGTCGGGATGTTGACGCGCAGGGCGCCCATCATCATGCCCGGGGTGATTTTATCACAGTTGGGAATGCAGACCATGCCGTCGAACCAGTGCGCGGAAACAACGGTTTCCAGGGCATCGGCGATGATCTCGCGGCTTGGCAGGGAGTAACGCATACCGATGTGGCCCATGGCGATTCCATCGTCTACACCGATCGTGTTAAATTCAAACGGCACACCGCCAGCTTCGCGGATGGCTTCCTTGACGATTTTGCCGAATTCCTGCAGATGCACATGACCCGGTACAATATCAATATAGGAGTTGCAGACCGCGATGAACGGTTTGCCGAAATCCTCCTCTTTTACTCCGGCTGCACGCAGCAGACTGCGGTGCGGAGCCCGGTCAAAGCCTTTTTTAATCATGTCTGAACGCATTTTCTTGGCTGCCATAATGAAAATTCCCTCCTGAATGTTTGGTAGTCTAAAAAATTGCAGAACGAATATAGTGTCGCATTAACGCATTGCAATCCCGAAATATGCGTATCTGCGGTTTATAGAAAGAACGGGGTCCAGCTTCGGATTGCAGAAGGAGGGCGGAGCCGTTTCTATAAAAAACAAGGCGTTGTAGTAAACAAAGCTGGATGATCCTGCTGGAGGAGGCAGCCAGCTTTGTTATAAGAGAGTCTATCACAAAAGGCCTATTTTTTCTACCGGACAATGTGAAGTTTGTCGCACCGGGGGAAACCGGACAGTGGAAGGCTGGAAGAAGAATTCCTCCGGTGAGTAAGGGAAGTGAATGACAGAACATTATTTAATAGCTCGAAGCTTCTTGTTGTTTGTTACAAAAATATTGTAATAAATAATTCTTCATTGCGATTCCAAAGTTCTGTATATATTCATGTAAAAATGAGCAATCATCTATGGTTCGTTAGTGAATTTTAAGAAAAAACATACACAAATATGATTTGAAAGCGTTAATAATATTGGTTATTATACTTAATGTACGAATTAATAAACAATAATATTGTAATAAAACGAAAATAACAAATAGGAGTGAAGTGCATCTTGATGACAGAAGCAGGAAATACATCCATTCCCCGTCCGGAATATCCAAGACCCGATTTTGTCCGTAAAGATTGGCTAAGCTTAAACGGAGCATGGGATTTCTGTTTTGATGACGAATGTGCCGGTGAAGAAGAACGCTGGTACCTGGCAGATGCGCCTGCATTGTCTGCACGGACCATTCAAGTGCCCTTTGCGTTTCAGAGCAGGCTGAGCGGCATCGGAGATCCATCTTTTCATGACGTGGTGTGGTATAGAAGGACTCTTGAAATTCCGGAGGCCTGGAACGGCAAGCGCATTGTCCTTCATTTCGGCGCCGTTGATTATCTGGCCAAGGTCTGGGTGAACGGACAGCTGGTTGTCATGCATGAAGGCGGACATACCCCTTTTCAGGCTGAGATCACTTCTTCGCTGGTTCCGGGAAGCAACACGATTGTGCTGCGTGCGGAGGATTTCAGCCGTGACGTAACGTTGCCCCGCGGCAAGCAATACTGGCTGGAACAGTCTGCCTCGATCTTTTATACCCGTACAACCGGGATCTGGCAGAGTGTCTGGATCGAACCGCTGTCTGCAGTGCATTTGGGCAAAACGATGATTACTCCTGATATTGACCGCAATGAAATCCGCATCCGTACAATCCTTGAGGGATTTCAGCCTGCAGACAAGCTGAAGCTTCGCATAAAGATCACCTATAACGGTGTGCGGGTAGCTGATGATCAATATACAATTATAAATGCAGAACAATTGCGGACGATCGGATTGGGTGATTTTACGGATCATGGTCTTGGACGTCTGTGGAGTCCTGAACATCCTAACCTTTATGATATTCAATTTCAGCTTGTCCGCGATGAAGAGGTAATCGATGTCGTGGATGCTTATTTCGGTATGCGCAAGGTATCGGTCGAGGACGGCAGGCTGTGCCTGAATAACCGCCCGTATTACCAGAGGCTGGTGCTGGATCAGGGGTATTTTCCTGACGGTATTTTAACCGCACCTTCCGACGGAGACCTGAAACGCGATATTGAACTGGCCAAGGAAATGGGCTTTAATGGAGTACGCAAACACCAGAAGACGGAAGACCCCCGGTTCCTGTACTGGTGTGACAAGCTCGGCCTGCTGGTATGGAGTGAGGCGGCCAATGCCTATGAGTTCTCTGAGACGTATGTCCGCCGGTTCACCAAAGAATGGCAGGAGATCCTCGAACGCGACTATAACCATCCGAGCATTGTGACCTGGGTTCCGTTAAATGAGAGCTGGGGGATTCCGAATGTTCAGGTTGATAAACGCCAGCAGCAGCACGGACTGGCCATGTATCATTTGACCAAATCACTCGATGAAATGAGACCTGTTGTGTATAACGACGGCTGGGAGCATATGACGACAGACCTCGTTACGATCCATGACTATGAGAGCCGCCGGGAGGTGCTGGAGCAGAGGTATGCCACGGCGGAGTCGGCTGTAACCGCCATGCCGGCGAACCGCAGAATTTTTGTCGGCGGAGCTTCCTATGAGGGACAGCCTATTCTTGTCTCGGAGTTCGGCGGTATTGCCTTCAAGAAAAGCGAGTGGGAGGGCTGGGGGTATTCCGGTGCGGAGAACGAGGAGGATTTCCTGAGCAGGCTCAAGGCGGTGGTGGACCCGATGTTCTCATCACCGGTCATCCAAGGTTATTGCTACACCCAGCTGACCGATGTGGAACAGGAAATCAACGGGCTGCTCACTTACGACAGAAGGCCCAAAGCGCCGCTGGAAACGATCCGCAAGATCATGTCCGGGGAATAAAAAATATATAAGCTGAACTAAAGAACTACCTAGAGGCAAAAGCGGCGGAGGGGATGTTTGGAGCTGGAGGAGCGAATGCGTCCGCCTGAAAGCTTTCCAAAGGAAAGCTGGCTACGTAAGCATAAGCTAGGTTTGGATTTCTACCGCGAAGAGCGGTTTAGATCAGGAAATCCAAACCTAACAGCGGCCGGAAGTCCAAACATTCCCCGCAGCCTGCGTACGCTGCCGGTTGGGTAAATCTCATGTTCAGCTAAAAAAATCAGGATAGAAGGAGAGCTGAACCTGTGCTGGAACTTAGCTTTGACGACCCAGAAAGGCTGGTAACGGTAGCCCACGCCCTTTCGACACGCTCACGGGTTGATATACTCCGGCTCTTAAATACAAAGAACTTCAATATCATCGAAATCGCTGACAAGCTGAAGCTTCCGGTCTCTACCGTGGCAAGTAATGTCAAAATACTGGAAGCCGCCGGACTGATTCAAACCGAGCTCCTTCCCGCATCCCGCGGGGCAATGAAGGTGTGCAGCCGAAACTATGATGACATCCACATAGCCCTAAATCTGAAAAAAACGATGCCAAAAGGCGAAACGTTTGTCTATGAAGTGGATATGCCTGTCGGCCATTACAGTGACTGTGAAGTAGCGCCGACCTGCGGAATGGCTAATGCTGAAGGCCTGATCATTAAGGAAGACGAACCGGCAAGCTTCTATCATCCCAAGCATATCAATGCACAGATTATTTGGCTGCGCAAAGGCTTCCTGGAATATCTCCTGCCGGTGGATATCCCTGTGCGGGCTCGGATTGAATCCCTTGAGCTGTCTATGGAGATGTGTTCCGAAGCACCGAAATATGACCAGAACTGGCCTTCCAATATTTCAGTATGGGTAAATGGCGTAGAGATTGGCATGTGGACCAGCCCCGGCGATTTCGGCGACCGGCGAGGCAAGCTGAATCCAAACTGGTGGGTTGACAGCTCTACCCAATACGGGTTCCTCAAAACTTGGCGTGTGGACCATGAGAAGACGACGCTGGATATGGAGAGCGTCTCTAATGTCGTCTTGGATGATCTTCTGATTAATCAGAGCCCCAAATTACGGCTGCGCATCGGCATTAAACCCGATGCAGTTCATCAGGGCGGATTGAATCTGTTCGGCCGCCAGTTTGGCGATTATGAACAGAATATAATGATGCGGATTAAATATACAGTGGATCAGGACGGAGAATCTCCGGCCTGAAATTACAATAACGCCCTGCCTCGAGAGCGGATACTCACTCCTGAAGCAGGGCGTTCGTTTATTTAATGGGGAAGGTATAGCCCGGTATTGTCAGGGTGTACGGCGCAGGGCGGCGCGCTGCAGCGTGATCATCCAGTTCACAGACGGTTCGACCAGCGGGTGAAGCAGCCGTTTGACCGCCGGCTGAGCCAGCAGCACGGTGAAGAGTACGGCAGTAAGCAGTACAATAGCGGCCCCTGCAGCATTGCCGACATAGTCATAGATCCCGGAAGCGGCGGCAAGACGGACAACAAGGCCGTGAAGCAGGAAGACGTACAGCGTACGGCGGCCCCAGTCGGTCATCTGGCTCAGCCCGTAAGGGACGAGTCCCAGAAAGGCAAGTGAAGCAGTGATCTGCACAGCATACAGCGCCAGGCGGTACATACCTGCGTACCATTCCTCCGCTCCAAGCTGCA of the Paenibacillus pedocola genome contains:
- a CDS encoding chloramphenicol phosphotransferase CPT family protein, with the protein product MNQGLIVLLNGTSSSGKTSISMELKNQKEIPFHHLSIDDFFVNYNDFIDAKFPDIEPTREVEDVGPILFDPINSVYYATIKLFSEMGLNVIVDTVNDNDKRFNDFLDLFFDHSILFVGVVCSKEELTRRELIRGDRMIGLANSQYDIIYSFNEYDLEVNTEVLSPAESAEKILSFIKSDQDYSAFKKLSKREISAKE
- a CDS encoding glycoside hydrolase family 2 protein is translated as MTEAGNTSIPRPEYPRPDFVRKDWLSLNGAWDFCFDDECAGEEERWYLADAPALSARTIQVPFAFQSRLSGIGDPSFHDVVWYRRTLEIPEAWNGKRIVLHFGAVDYLAKVWVNGQLVVMHEGGHTPFQAEITSSLVPGSNTIVLRAEDFSRDVTLPRGKQYWLEQSASIFYTRTTGIWQSVWIEPLSAVHLGKTMITPDIDRNEIRIRTILEGFQPADKLKLRIKITYNGVRVADDQYTIINAEQLRTIGLGDFTDHGLGRLWSPEHPNLYDIQFQLVRDEEVIDVVDAYFGMRKVSVEDGRLCLNNRPYYQRLVLDQGYFPDGILTAPSDGDLKRDIELAKEMGFNGVRKHQKTEDPRFLYWCDKLGLLVWSEAANAYEFSETYVRRFTKEWQEILERDYNHPSIVTWVPLNESWGIPNVQVDKRQQQHGLAMYHLTKSLDEMRPVVYNDGWEHMTTDLVTIHDYESRREVLEQRYATAESAVTAMPANRRIFVGGASYEGQPILVSEFGGIAFKKSEWEGWGYSGAENEEDFLSRLKAVVDPMFSSPVIQGYCYTQLTDVEQEINGLLTYDRRPKAPLETIRKIMSGE
- a CDS encoding dihydrofolate reductase family protein; this encodes MRKLVLFLHASLDGFVEGPNGEMDIAWVSYDADLEKHAKEILSTADTVIWGRGTYQMMYSYWPSVPSDPSSSQHERDHAEWIEKTAKIVFSTKLEKVEWNNSRLVKEDVEEEIKNLKQQPGKDMVILGSPRFAHHLMQLDLIDEYKITVSPVLIGKGLPLFQGLKEKINLKLIENKTFESGAIGLVYQTVR
- a CDS encoding YdeI/OmpD-associated family protein, whose amino-acid sequence is MVKKSSDLPVMSFADPLSFESWLDDNYTSPGIRLQIAKKNSGVVTISYNEALEVALCYGWVDSQKEALDDKTWLQRFTPRGTKSIWSKVNKEKAEQLITNGRMKTSGYKAIEAAQKNGNWDKAYESQSIASLPEDFAIELERNAQAKAFYDTLDRQNKYAIIFRIHNAKKIETREKRIRQFIQMLEKGEKIYPSTS
- a CDS encoding polysaccharide deacetylase family protein; the encoded protein is MQTLLLWLFYISSFYAFIPGMISRIFGYRVFRKGIRRTEFALTFDDGPDPRYTPQLLDLLKQYDAKATFFVVGAHAEQNPEIIKRMYDEGHLIGIHNYVHKTNWLMRPATVKQQIKRTGDIIYSITGERSTYYRPPWGIVNLFDFSKRSQVQIVLWSAMFGDWKEKLGAERLTEKLLTKLGPGEVMLLHDCGTTLGADPKAPEHMLIALERMLEEAKKRGLRSIRVDEMIEQVQNSPIQQLSFSKRLVVGLWLVWEQCFQFMFRIKTIAPADPFLHYRLRKYQGDPVQMDNGERLVKGDKIIELHIDNRQLFELGVHSRSSAQLAIRMIRRMEKDLPVLAERIAADVDLAEAKALYGVSMLNRGPEKFGFMVLDLPDGWFARSTKFYLSILLSVIHPAGGARLKVRSEVLVPKMMLMPVSQLLDQMNKQRPQKQVKSRERIREEELSLEAELPGVTVVN
- a CDS encoding AI-2E family transporter, whose protein sequence is MLPLYKKYWRTFFDIGLVVLTVYLVMLVFSKLYQLAAPVFLSFFVFLLIEPLARFLNRKGMAKPFASAISVLLFLIILLGILFGAGLLIATQALHFQDSLPRYTAIMQQHFTEATTYLQQQIDALPADLTDKINGYFTDATNILSKWLIVFFKYMIGVLGSFSSFMGNFGIAIILAFFLSMEIKDWRKIAHDKMPKTFKTAYAFVQGNVFKAIGSYLKAQLILISITFVIVLVGLFILGTGNEITMALVCAVFDVLPLLGVSTILIPWIVYLFIVGNTSLAIGLLILLAVVLIVRQLLEPKITGNSIGVSSAFLMLAFVIFSMSAFGVAGLILSPILLILIKELIQQGYLQRWIYLPQEEFIVSPFAASEPSTAGGAVPGDSPAGTQAPEDSDSKSKI
- the ilvD gene encoding dihydroxy-acid dehydratase, producing the protein MAAKKMRSDMIKKGFDRAPHRSLLRAAGVKEEDFGKPFIAVCNSYIDIVPGHVHLQEFGKIVKEAIREAGGVPFEFNTIGVDDGIAMGHIGMRYSLPSREIIADALETVVSAHWFDGMVCIPNCDKITPGMMMGALRVNIPTIFVSGGPMKAGVDSKGKKLSLTSVFEGVGAHQVGKINDAELLELEQFGCPTCGSCSGMFTANSMNCLAEAMGLALPGNGTILAVAEERRDFVRKSATQLMELIKLDLKPRDIVTKESLDNAFALDMAMGGSTNTVLHTLALAQEAEIDYPLERINEVANRVPYLAKLAPASDIFIEDVDRAGGVSAVLNELLKKPGAIFGDCMTVTGKTLAENVRGHEILDTTVIHPLDKPYSEVGGLAVLYGNLAPEGSIIKVGAVDASVGGYHKGPAICFDSQETALEGIANGKVKEGHVVVIRYEGPKGGPGMPEMLAPTSQIVGMGLGAKVGLITDGRFSGASRGISIGHISPEAAEGGPIAFVEDGDIIELDLNNRKIELLVDEETLATRRAGWKGFEPKVKKGYLARYSALVTNASKGGVLKI
- a CDS encoding ArsR/SmtB family transcription factor, whose protein sequence is MLELSFDDPERLVTVAHALSTRSRVDILRLLNTKNFNIIEIADKLKLPVSTVASNVKILEAAGLIQTELLPASRGAMKVCSRNYDDIHIALNLKKTMPKGETFVYEVDMPVGHYSDCEVAPTCGMANAEGLIIKEDEPASFYHPKHINAQIIWLRKGFLEYLLPVDIPVRARIESLELSMEMCSEAPKYDQNWPSNISVWVNGVEIGMWTSPGDFGDRRGKLNPNWWVDSSTQYGFLKTWRVDHEKTTLDMESVSNVVLDDLLINQSPKLRLRIGIKPDAVHQGGLNLFGRQFGDYEQNIMMRIKYTVDQDGESPA